In Aptenodytes patagonicus chromosome 6, bAptPat1.pri.cur, whole genome shotgun sequence, one genomic interval encodes:
- the LOC143162146 gene encoding UDP-glucuronosyltransferase 1A1-like isoform X1 — protein MASSNPGFNSLASWAVFFLLLWTFSEGGKLLVVPIDGSHWLSMHPVVERLRQRGHEITVVAPEINLRIDSSVHYTMKTYSVSYTKEYVEAEFKKLGYRSFTPQPFMEKFSKMANITTMFFDSCKRLLSNKELIEYLEESKFDAVFMDPFFPCGQIVAEHLSLPSVYLVRGLPCSLDFHATLCPNPPSYVPRFFTRYTDRMAFLQRTGNLIASLSSSLACSLLYSPYDCLIKEFLQQEATVLELFSHASIWLMKYDFVFEYPRPLMPNMVLIGGISCTQEKALSQEFEAIVNASGEHGIVVFSLGSMVSEIPMKKATEIADALGSVPQTVLWRYTGEVPPNLPKNVKLVKWLPQNDLLAHPKTRAFITHGGSHGVYEGICNAVPMVLMPLFGDQMDNAKRIESRGAGLTLNILEMTSKDISAALKAVINDKKYKENIKRLSDLHLDRPIHPLDLAVHWVEFVMRHKGAPHLRPAAHDLNWIQYHSLDVIAFLLSVVLLSLFISLKCCLFCCRRCCCKKGRPRKPTKSKSH, from the exons ATGGCTTCTTCAAATCCAGGATTTAATTCTCTTGCCTCCTGGGCTGTGTTTTTCTTGCTCCTGTGGACCTTTTCTGAAGGTGGAAAGCTTTTGGTTGTACCTATCGATGGCAGCCACTGGCTCAGCATGCACCCAGTTGTGGAGCGGCTCAGACAGAGGGGACATGAAATCACGGTGGTTGCGCCAGAGATAAATTTGCGGATAGATTCGTCAGTGCATTACACCATGAAAACATACTCAGTGTCTTACACCAAGGAGTATGTGGAGGCAGAATTTAAAAAGCTGGGCTATAGGAGTTTCACACCTCAACCCTTCATGGAAAAATTCTCAAAAATGGCAAATATTACAACCATGTTCTTTGATTCCTGCAAACGTCTTCTGTCTAACAAAGAGCTGATCGAATACCTTGAGGAAAGCAAATTTGATGCTGTCTTTATGGATCCTTTTTTCCCATGTGGACAGATAGTGGCCGAACATCTCTCCCTACCTTCTGTGTACCTCGTACGGGGACTGCCGTGCAGCCTAGACTTCCACGCTACCCTCTGTCCAAATCCTCCTTCTTACGTTCCTAGGTTCTTTACTCGCTACACGGACCGCATGGCGTTCCTCCAGCGCACGGGCAATCTCATAGCTAGCCTGAGCAGTTCCCTGGCTTGCAGCTTGCTTTATTCACCGTATGATTGTTTGATCAAAGAATTCCTCCAACAAGAGGCAACAGTGCTTGAGCTGTTCAGCCACGCGTCTATTTGGCTCATGAAATATGACTTTGTGTTTGAGTACCCCAGGCCCCTAATGCCTAATATGGTCTTGATCGGAGGTATAAGCTGCACTCAGGAAAAAGCATTATCACAG GAGTTTGAAGCTATTGTGAATGCCTCTGGAGAACACGGCATTGTTGTCTTCTCACTGGGCTCCATGGTCTCTGAGATTCCTATGAAGAAAGCCACAGAAATTGCAGATGCCTTGGGATCAGTCCCTCAAACG GTTTTGTGGCGATACACAGGAGAGGTGCCCCCCAACCTGCCGAAGAACGTAAAGCTTGTCAAATGGCTGCCACAGAATGATCTTCTAG CTCACCCTAAGACTCGTGCCTTTATTACCCATGGAGGCTCACACGGTGTTTATGAGGGCATATGCAATGCAGTGCCAATGGTACTAATGCCTTTATTTGGAGACCAGATGGACAACGCCAAGCGAATAGAGTCACGGGGAGCAGGACTGACACTGAATATACTCGAAATGACTTCAAAGGACATCTCCGCTGCCCTGAAAGCAGTTATTAATGATAAAAA GTACAAAGAGAACATCAAGCGTCTCTCTGACCTTCACCTCGACAGACCCATCCACCCCCTGGACCTGGCTGTGCACTGGGTGGAGTTTGTAATGAGACACAAAGGGGCCCCACACCTGCGACCTGCTGCTCACGACTTGAACTGGATCCAGTACCACTCCCTGGACGTCATCGCCTTCCTCCTCTCTGTGGTGCTCCTCTCCCTCTTCATTTCTCTGAAGTGCTGCCTGTTCTGCTGCCGCAGGTGCTGCTGTAAGAAGGGAAGACCAAGAAAGCCAACCAAATCAAAGTCCCACTAG